AATTCCGTTTGGAAAGCTGGCCAGGTTATCGTTATAAGCGAATAAGCGCATATGTTTTTCACTTATTTGCCAAGTTTTTTCTTGTATTCTTTTATTTTGCTCAATCTTTCCTTAAGAATTTTTTCAAACCCTCTTTCAGTGGGAAAATAAAACTGTCTGCCCATGATTTCCTCAGGCAGATAAGACTGACTGACTATTGCATCTTTATAATCATGCGGATATGCATATCCCTTTCCATAGCCTGATTCTTTCATAAGTTTTGTGGGCGCATTTCTTATGTGCATAGGGACAGGTAAGGAAAGATACCTGTCAATATCTTTCATTATATTATTATAGGTCATGTAAAGAGAGTTGCTTTTTGGAGCCAGCGCACAGTATATCGCTGCTTCTACTATGGCGAGGTTGCCTTCCGGAGGACCTATGAACTGAAATGTTTCTTTTGCTGCAAGGGAAACAGTTAAGGCATTTGTATCAGCAAGCCCTATGTCTTCAGCTGCAAATCTGACTATTCTTCTTATAATATACATCGGATCTTCACCTGACTCTATCATTCTTATAGTCCAGTATGCGGCTGCATCAGGATCGCTGCCTCTCATACTCTTATGCAATGCAGATATGAGATTGTAATGTTCCTCGCCGTTCTTATCATATAAAAGCATTTTTTTCTGTATGAGGTGTTCTATATCGGGTATTTTAATCTCAATATTTTTTTTATCCTTACCTGCAGCCATCTGCACTGAAAGCTCAAGAATATTATATGCAATCCTTGCATCTCCATCAGCAAATCCGGAAATAAAACTTATAGCATCGTCATCAATTTTTATGCCCGATGTTCCAAGACCTTTTATTTTGTCGCTGAGGGCGTTTTTTAGAAGAAAACTTATATTTTCATCAGTAAGCCTTTTAAATACAAAGACTTTGCATCTTGAAAGAAGCGCTGAGTTTATTTCAAATGAAGGATTTTCAGTTGTGGCTCCCAGCAGTATTATTATTCCTTTTTCCACAAATGGCAGAAAAGCATCCTGCTGTGCCTTATTAAATCTGTGTATTTCATCTATGAACAGGATTGTCTTGAGACCGGTTATTTCTATTTCCCGGGCAGCTATGTCCATTATTTCTTTTATCTGCTTTATTCCGGATATAACTGCCGAAAAAGAAAGGAATTTGTTTGAGGTTTTTTCTTTTATGATATTTGCAGCAGTAGTCTTTCCGCTGCCCGGAGGGCCCCAGAATATCATTGAGCTTAATTTGTCACTCTCAATTATTTTTCTGAGAACTTTGTCTTTTCCAAAAAGATGCTCCTGACCGACAAAATCATTAAGATCAACAGGCCTTATTCTGTCTGCAAGCGGGGCATATTTTGAATTTTTTGCCGCTTCTTTATTTATATTATCATTTATATTATCAAACAGAGTCATTGTCTTTTATTATCCTGACATATAATTTTCTGCTGCGCGGTCCGTCGAATTCGCAAAAATATATTCCCTGCCATGTTCCCAGAACCGGGCTTCCTCCGGATATAATAATGGTAAGGCTTGATCCGAAAATACTTGTCTTCAGATGGGCATCAGAGTTTCCTTCCCCGTGAGTATAATTATCATTTTCGGGTATCAGTCTTTCCAGCTTGTTTTTAATATCATATTTTACAGAAGGATCCGCATTTTCATTCAAAGTAAGGGCAGCC
The sequence above is drawn from the Actinomycetota bacterium genome and encodes:
- a CDS encoding replication-associated recombination protein A → MTLFDNINDNINKEAAKNSKYAPLADRIRPVDLNDFVGQEHLFGKDKVLRKIIESDKLSSMIFWGPPGSGKTTAANIIKEKTSNKFLSFSAVISGIKQIKEIMDIAAREIEITGLKTILFIDEIHRFNKAQQDAFLPFVEKGIIILLGATTENPSFEINSALLSRCKVFVFKRLTDENISFLLKNALSDKIKGLGTSGIKIDDDAISFISGFADGDARIAYNILELSVQMAAGKDKKNIEIKIPDIEHLIQKKMLLYDKNGEEHYNLISALHKSMRGSDPDAAAYWTIRMIESGEDPMYIIRRIVRFAAEDIGLADTNALTVSLAAKETFQFIGPPEGNLAIVEAAIYCALAPKSNSLYMTYNNIMKDIDRYLSLPVPMHIRNAPTKLMKESGYGKGYAYPHDYKDAIVSQSYLPEEIMGRQFYFPTERGFEKILKERLSKIKEYKKKLGK
- a CDS encoding YjbQ family protein produces the protein MKTINLKTSQRVEFVEITGEIEKIINSSGISEGIACLFVPHTTAALTLNENADPSVKYDIKNKLERLIPENDNYTHGEGNSDAHLKTSIFGSSLTIIISGGSPVLGTWQGIYFCEFDGPRSRKLYVRIIKDNDSV